TCGTACATGCGGTACCCGGGCAGGTCGGTGCGCAGGTCGCCGTCGAAGATCCCGCACGAGACCTCGCCCGGCTCGGTGACGTCGAGGACGGGGCAGGCGGCAGGGTTGCGCTGCGCGAAGAGCAGCACGTCGTAGGCCAGGTCGCGCGGGACCGCGATCAGGTTGGCCTGCGTCCAGCCCACGCTCCACCCCGAGGTCGGGGTCTGCAGCCCCTCGCGGAACCAGGCTCGCGCCTGACGCGGCGTCAGCCGGGCCGGTGCATCGCTCATGGCCGTCACTCCTTGGTCGGGCGCAGCCGCAGACGCTGCCCGGGTTGTGCCTGGGCGGCGAGGTCGACGTCTGCCGACAGCACGACACCGATGACGGGGTAGCCGCCGGTGACCGGGTGGTCGGCGAGGAAGAGGGTCGGTTGCCCGGTCGGTGGTACCTGCAGCGAGCCGCGGACGACCCCTTCGCTCGGCAGCTCCTCGTCACGGGAGCGCTGCAGCACAGGGCCGGTCAACCGCATCCCCACCCGGTTGCTGTCGGCACTCACCTCGTAGTACCCCGAGCTGAGCACCTCGAGCGCGTCGTCGACGAACCAGTCCTGACGCGGCCCGGGCACGACGCGCAGGTCGAGGTCACCGCCGATGGGGGCGGGCACCGCGGCCACGTCGACCCCGGGCCAGGCCAGGGACTGGTCCCCGACCCGCAGCGCGGTGCCGGGGGTGAGGACCGCCGGACCGATGCCGGACATCACGTCGGTCGCCCGCGAGCCCAGGTCTGCGGGCACGTCGATCCCCCCGCGCACGGCGAGGTAGGTCCGCACGCCGGCGTCGGGAGTGGACAGACGCACCTCGGCGCCGCCCGGGACGCGGACGGGAGCGTTGAGGCCGACGGGGACGCCGCCGACCGTCGCTGGGGTCGGCGCACCGGTCAGGGCGATGTCGATGTCGTCGCGGGAACGGAAGGCGAGACCACCGAAGGTCACCTCCACCCCTGCGGCACCCGGCTGGTTGCCGACGAGTCGGTTGGCCAGCCGCAGGCTGCGCAGGTCGGCCGCGCCGCTGACCCCGACGCCCAGGCCCGCCAGGCCCGGCCTCCCTTCGTCCTGGATGGTGGCGAGCGCCCCCGTGGCGAT
The DNA window shown above is from Janibacter sp. A1S7 and carries:
- a CDS encoding biotin-dependent carboxyltransferase family protein, with amino-acid sequence MRQLEMIATGALATIQDEGRPGLAGLGVGVSGAADLRSLRLANRLVGNQPGAAGVEVTFGGLAFRSRDDIDIALTGAPTPATVGGVPVGLNAPVRVPGGAEVRLSTPDAGVRTYLAVRGGIDVPADLGSRATDVMSGIGPAVLTPGTALRVGDQSLAWPGVDVAAVPAPIGGDLDLRVVPGPRQDWFVDDALEVLSSGYYEVSADSNRVGMRLTGPVLQRSRDEELPSEGVVRGSLQVPPTGQPTLFLADHPVTGGYPVIGVVLSADVDLAAQAQPGQRLRLRPTKE